From a single Lytechinus pictus isolate F3 Inbred unplaced genomic scaffold, Lp3.0 scaffold_19, whole genome shotgun sequence genomic region:
- the LOC129261182 gene encoding long-chain fatty acid transport protein 6-like, with amino-acid sequence MAKARGIGPPAALAAAVGAIPAGYLWLRSRYPTFWKDVQFLKTFGRLNSELQTLISAGNTIIDIFEQRALENPDHPCILFEKEAYTYGEVRGNSARVARWVTAADPTLKKGDTICMLLQNSPVFIWTWLGFIKKGVITSLLNFNLKPSAILECIRVSEAKKLVFGIEFLGIIEQLMPDLRALNVELWMVNDSGMSGVEYPVEVVPMDVGMMSGDPLPNVPMRMEEISAYIFTSGTTGLPKPATIPHRKILRGMFLHYFSNLTPDDVYYVVLPLYHSAALFIAVCTTFFYGGTVALAKKFSASHFWDDVRRHNVTGFQYIGELCRYLIAQPKRMDDGKYPRKMKIALGNGLRPEIWQEFQNRFNIEKIVEIYAATEGNAGFINFDGKVGSIGRYPWILKKLIGGVELVEYDFATGEPKRGKDGFCKMVPVGQTGLAVFKIDDRNPYTGYKGPKERSEKKIVRDVKTKGDAYFNTGDLLKMDEEDYIYFMDRIGDTFRWKGENVSTMEVSQVLSSHPDIIEANVYGVHIPGQDGRAGMAAIVPNKGTRLDFGDVYSHVASLLPDYACPKFLRVMKEIEITGTFKHKKTDLVKEGFDIGSIPDEIYVIEPSQKAYVPLTTRHLSVILSGHSKL; translated from the exons ATGGCAAAAGCACGGGGGATTGGGCCGCCAGCGGCACTCGCTGCAGCCGTAGGAGCGATTCCTGCTGGCTATCTTTGGCTCCGTTCCAGATACCCAACATTTTGGAAAGATGTCCAATTCCTGAAGACATTTGGGCGTTTAAATTCGGAGCTACAGACATTGATTAGTGCTGGAAATACGATCATAGATATTTTCGAGCAAAGGGCTCTAGAAAATCCTGACCATCCCTGTATTTTGTTCGAGAAGGAAGCGTATACATACGGAGAAGTTCGGGGGAATTCTGCTCGCGTCGCCCGCTGGGTTACCGCGGCTGATCCGACACTGAAGAAAGGCGATACCATTTGTATGCTGCTCCAGAACAGTCCTGTTTTTATCTGGACATGGCTTGGGTTCATCAAGAAAGGAGTTATAACAAGTCTTCTGAACTTTAACTTGAAGCCATCTGCTATCTTGGAATGCATACGAGTCAGTGAGGCCAAGAAACTTGTGTTTGGAATAG AGTTCTTGGGTATCATTGAACAACTGATGCCAGACCTGCGGGCCCTCAACGTTGAATTATGGATGGTAAACGATTCAGGGATGTCTGGCGTGGAGTATCCAGTAGAGGTCGTACCCATGGATGTTGGCATGATGTCGGGTGACCCTCTCCCAAACGTGCCAATGCGGATGGAAGAGATCTCAGCATATATCTTCACGTCTGGAACCACAG GTCTACCGAAGCCAGCAACAATTCCTCACCGGAAGATCCTCCGTGGAATGTTTCTCCATTACTTCTCAAACCTGACACCGGATGATGTGTACTATGTGGTGCTACCTCTCTATCATTCGGCTGCTCTCTTTATAGCTGTTTGTACCACTTTCTTCTATG GAGGGACCGTTGCACTGGCCAAGAAGTTTTCTGCCAGTCACTTTTGGGATGATGTTCGTAGACACAATGTTACTGGGTTTCAGTACATAGGAGAGCTCTGCAGATATCTTATAGCACAGCCAaag CGAATGGATGATGGCAAGTATCCAAGAAAGATGAAAATTGCATTAGGAAATGGTCTTCGTCCTGAAATCTGGCAGGAGTTCCAAAATCGCTTCAACATCGAGAAAATAGTGGAGATTTACGCTGCAACGGAAGGAAATGCTGGTTTTATCAACTTTGACGGAAAGGTTGGGAGCATTGGACGGTACCCATGGATATTGAAG AAACTGATTGGGGGTGTTGAGCTTGTGGAGTATGACTTTGCAACAGGAGAGCCGAAGAGAGGGAAAGATGGCTTCTGCAAAATGGTTCCTGTTG GTCAGACTGGTCTTGCCGTGTTCAAGATCGATGACAGGAATCCTTACACCGGGTATAAGGGTCCCAAGGAGAGAAGTGAGAAGAAGATAGTGAGGGATGTCAAGACCAAAGGAGATGCTTACTTCAATACCGGTGACTTACTCAAGATGGATGAAGAAGATTATATCTATTTCATGGACAGGATTGGTGATACGTTCAG GTGGAAGGGTGAGAATGTATCTACGATGGAGGTTTCCCAAGTGTTGAGTTCCCACCCTGATATTATAGAAGCCAATGTCTATGGAGTACATATACCAG GTCAAGATGGGCGGGCGGGAATGGCAGCCATTGTTCCAAACAAGGGCACCAGACTAGACTTTGGTGATGTCTACTCCCACGTCGCTTCTCTCCTTCCCGACTATGCCTGTCCAAAGTTTCTTCGCGTCATGAAAGAGATCGAAATCACAGGTACTTTCAAGCATAAGAAGACTGATCTTGTCAAGGAAGGGTTTGATATCGGCAGCATTCCTGATGAAATCTACGTCATTGAGCCGTCGCAGAAGGCCTATGTTCCCCTCACAACCAGGCATCTCAGTGTAATCTTGAGCGGACATTCAAAGCTATAG